Proteins encoded within one genomic window of Jiangella mangrovi:
- a CDS encoding helix-turn-helix domain-containing protein → MATRAGHVASSTTWSGHRNIVRSASVDDPHLARIVPIRHGGSVVSASVSSAPMEIVADGRRTECAPGVLVLGCAGQVLEERLVERGSVATVRVDRDDLRLSDRTLEAAVTGNAGREGWQANFVTAAGHTIAGLWEDGSQPDPAGIDGYAAGVIELLIRSIAGARTDAVPVDPNRRRQIAEEFIERHLLDPTLSVQSVASFLRISPRQLARDLDGGPSVTVMILRARLRHADRLLRSPAHSELMLAQIAQICHFSSQARFSHAYKEHYGVTPREVRAAAQAHRRAQR, encoded by the coding sequence GTGGCGACGCGCGCCGGCCATGTCGCGTCCTCGACGACCTGGAGCGGGCACCGCAACATCGTGCGCTCCGCCTCGGTCGACGACCCGCATCTCGCGCGCATCGTGCCCATCCGTCATGGCGGCAGCGTGGTCAGCGCGAGCGTCAGCAGCGCGCCCATGGAGATCGTCGCCGACGGCCGGCGCACGGAGTGCGCTCCCGGCGTCCTGGTGCTGGGGTGCGCTGGCCAGGTGCTGGAGGAGCGCCTCGTGGAGCGCGGCTCGGTCGCGACGGTGCGGGTCGACCGTGACGACCTGCGCCTCAGCGACCGCACCCTCGAGGCGGCCGTCACCGGCAACGCCGGCCGCGAAGGGTGGCAGGCGAACTTCGTCACGGCCGCCGGCCATACCATCGCGGGTCTGTGGGAGGACGGGTCACAGCCCGATCCCGCGGGCATCGACGGCTACGCGGCCGGCGTCATCGAACTGCTGATCCGCTCGATCGCCGGCGCCCGGACGGACGCCGTCCCCGTCGACCCGAACCGCCGGCGCCAGATCGCCGAGGAGTTCATCGAGCGCCACCTGCTCGATCCGACGCTGAGCGTGCAGTCGGTGGCCTCGTTCCTGCGCATCTCGCCACGTCAGCTGGCCCGCGACCTCGACGGCGGGCCCAGCGTGACGGTGATGATCCTGCGAGCCCGGCTGCGCCACGCGGACCGCCTGCTCCGCAGCCCGGCGCACTCCGAGCTGATGCTCGCGCAGATCGCCCAGATCTGCCATTTCAGCTCACAGGCCCGGTTCAGCCACGCCTACAAGGAACATTACGGGGTGACGCCGCGAGAGGTGCGCGCCGCCGCCCAGGCCCACCGGCGCGCCCAACGGTGA
- a CDS encoding sensor histidine kinase — protein sequence MRDDAGEHGWAAHTLDDSMQQAIAGGIASWQLVSIGAALASEISLPLWPIALSHLTVFAIAVPIVARRMRAWPSLVALYAATLVDFRAIGDPSSTFSYVTVWGAIITTATPILMIPRRSACWLSVLSLGVITSGSILWHTDGGTERLAIVVATAAALTLAAVVLMNGLQKVTRDTDLQEAAVAHERRELMVRRAVAHTAAEDARTLHDTMINTLSAVASGGGAVRDTALVRERCARDVRTVEAQLEGRLDGRLDDAPGFRLAPTEAARPLDVHRRGLTDDQLEHYAARVSGSVPTAVRGAVHELLRNAAKHSGADYVRLDVHVDGSVLIVGVSDDGAGFDGRPIPGRGLAESVVARARDAGIDVAIRTAPGAGTATTLSIPLDRVSPAAADPEANTTDAAVVVGQIKRTACWIWAAVLTAFGLASVVISRPDSALGQCLMLAVVGSLSLAAWRSCRDGSALPGWLTLLVVASIPLTFVASLVGVDFGSAEVNDWATITMTTPLILLLVTVRSKAPLVAGSALLILTTIATTYAVWHLAPSAAGIVPAGAAALLGLFVCWLFFSPVMDSIGVRREQNQRESANARAESAARDTVAAARARWTAAGVRRALAILRRIAEGDANPAERRVRIECAEAERHLRQVLLLNPEIVRMNRWIGQAMEDARSRSVSLTVRGCTEDAADEQQAESLGQVIVAAVRATPEGAELSLGLFPDRRGLRLMIVGPRGCLAAVPARVGLPAGSPLTHRGLGDQDLLELCVARPDETPSVTGRAISVGAAA from the coding sequence ATGCGGGACGACGCCGGCGAGCACGGATGGGCCGCGCACACGCTCGACGACTCGATGCAACAGGCCATCGCCGGAGGCATCGCCTCGTGGCAGCTGGTCTCGATCGGTGCGGCGCTGGCGTCGGAGATCTCGCTACCCCTGTGGCCCATCGCCCTCAGCCATCTGACGGTATTCGCGATCGCCGTGCCGATCGTCGCGCGCCGAATGCGGGCGTGGCCGTCGCTCGTCGCGCTCTACGCGGCGACACTCGTCGATTTCCGGGCGATCGGCGATCCGAGCAGCACCTTTTCCTATGTGACCGTCTGGGGGGCGATCATCACCACCGCGACACCCATCCTGATGATTCCCCGACGATCCGCCTGCTGGTTATCGGTGCTGTCCTTGGGCGTCATCACGTCCGGTTCCATCCTCTGGCACACCGATGGGGGCACGGAGCGCCTGGCCATCGTCGTCGCGACCGCGGCGGCACTGACGCTCGCCGCCGTCGTCCTCATGAACGGACTGCAGAAGGTGACCCGCGACACCGACCTCCAGGAGGCGGCCGTCGCCCACGAGCGCCGTGAGCTGATGGTCCGGCGCGCGGTGGCGCACACCGCGGCCGAGGACGCCCGGACGCTGCACGACACGATGATCAACACCCTGAGCGCCGTGGCCAGCGGCGGCGGCGCCGTCAGGGACACGGCGCTCGTGCGGGAGCGGTGCGCCCGAGACGTCCGGACGGTCGAGGCACAGCTCGAGGGACGGCTCGACGGACGGCTCGACGACGCCCCCGGCTTCCGGCTGGCGCCGACCGAGGCCGCCCGGCCCCTGGACGTGCACCGACGCGGCCTGACCGACGACCAGCTGGAGCACTACGCCGCCCGGGTGTCCGGGTCCGTGCCGACGGCGGTGCGGGGCGCGGTGCACGAGCTCCTTCGCAACGCCGCCAAGCACTCCGGCGCCGACTACGTACGCCTGGACGTCCACGTCGACGGCTCGGTGCTGATCGTCGGGGTCTCCGACGACGGAGCCGGCTTCGACGGCCGGCCGATCCCCGGCCGGGGGCTGGCCGAGTCGGTCGTCGCCCGTGCCCGGGACGCAGGCATCGACGTGGCCATCCGCACCGCGCCCGGCGCGGGCACCGCCACGACGTTGAGCATCCCCCTGGATCGGGTGTCGCCGGCGGCCGCGGATCCAGAGGCGAACACCACGGACGCGGCGGTGGTCGTGGGACAGATCAAGCGGACCGCCTGCTGGATCTGGGCCGCGGTCCTGACGGCGTTCGGCCTGGCCAGTGTGGTGATCAGCCGGCCCGACTCCGCCCTCGGCCAGTGCCTGATGCTGGCCGTGGTGGGCTCGCTGTCGCTGGCGGCCTGGCGCTCCTGCCGCGACGGGAGCGCACTGCCGGGCTGGCTGACCCTGCTGGTCGTGGCGAGCATCCCGCTGACGTTCGTGGCGAGCCTCGTCGGCGTCGACTTCGGCTCCGCCGAGGTCAACGACTGGGCGACCATCACCATGACCACCCCGCTGATCCTGCTGCTGGTCACCGTGCGGTCCAAGGCACCGCTCGTCGCCGGGAGCGCTCTGCTGATCCTGACGACCATCGCGACCACCTACGCCGTGTGGCACCTCGCGCCGAGTGCCGCGGGCATCGTGCCGGCCGGGGCCGCGGCCTTGCTCGGGCTGTTCGTCTGCTGGCTCTTCTTCTCCCCCGTCATGGACAGCATCGGAGTGAGGCGGGAGCAGAACCAGCGCGAGTCCGCGAACGCCCGGGCCGAGAGTGCGGCTCGTGACACGGTCGCCGCGGCTCGGGCGCGCTGGACCGCGGCCGGTGTGCGGCGGGCGCTGGCGATCCTGCGCCGGATCGCCGAGGGCGACGCGAATCCCGCCGAGCGCCGGGTGCGGATCGAGTGCGCCGAGGCCGAACGCCACCTGCGTCAGGTGCTGCTGCTCAACCCCGAGATCGTCCGGATGAACCGCTGGATCGGGCAGGCCATGGAGGACGCCCGGTCGAGGTCGGTGTCCCTGACGGTGCGGGGGTGCACCGAGGACGCCGCCGACGAGCAGCAGGCCGAGTCCCTCGGACAGGTGATCGTCGCGGCCGTGCGTGCCACGCCCGAGGGCGCCGAGCTGAGCCTCGGGCTCTTTCCGGACCGCCGGGGGCTCCGCCTGATGATCGTCGGCCCGCGCGGGTGCCTCGCCGCGGTCCCCGCACGGGTCGGGCTGCCGGCCGGATCACCTCTGACCCATCGAGGGCTCGGTGACCAGGATCTGCTGGAACTCTGTGTGGCCAGACCCGACGAGACGCCGTCGGTGACGGGCCGCGCGATCTCCGTGGGCGCGGCCGCGTGA
- a CDS encoding response regulator transcription factor, whose amino-acid sequence MTDGHDEAAPEPGYWRVALVEDHLLQRRRTEELLGSHGDLRIVSSLESLPDFLGWLATADRQTRPHLLVLDLSVDRGPSADPADVAAIVASGIRVLVLSALASAPLIRSVVQAGVSGVVGKRDSEEDILAAVWVVLGRGQWMTPELAGIIAGDSARPKLSDQEERALVLYASGLTLDAVAHTLGVKRDTAKQYLDRVKAKYTAAGRPVRSKLDIARVALDDGYLDDL is encoded by the coding sequence GTGACCGACGGGCATGACGAGGCCGCACCAGAGCCGGGGTACTGGCGCGTGGCCCTCGTGGAGGACCATCTGCTGCAACGCCGTCGCACCGAGGAGCTCCTCGGCTCGCACGGCGATCTCCGGATCGTGTCCAGCCTCGAGTCGCTTCCCGACTTCCTCGGCTGGCTGGCGACCGCCGACAGGCAGACCCGGCCGCACCTGCTCGTGCTCGACCTGAGCGTGGACCGCGGACCGAGCGCGGACCCGGCCGACGTCGCGGCGATCGTGGCGTCCGGGATCCGCGTGCTGGTGCTCTCCGCGCTGGCCTCGGCACCGCTCATCAGGTCGGTCGTGCAGGCCGGGGTCAGCGGTGTCGTCGGCAAGCGGGACTCCGAAGAGGACATCCTGGCCGCCGTCTGGGTGGTGCTCGGGCGAGGCCAGTGGATGACGCCCGAGCTGGCCGGCATCATCGCCGGCGACTCGGCCCGCCCCAAGCTGAGCGACCAGGAGGAGAGGGCGCTCGTGCTCTACGCCTCCGGCCTGACCCTCGACGCCGTCGCCCACACGCTCGGCGTCAAACGCGACACCGCCAAGCAGTACCTGGACCGGGTCAAGGCCAAGTACACCGCCGCGGGGCGTCCGGTCCGAAGCAAGCTCGACATCGCCCGCGTCGCCCTCGACGACGGGTACCTCGACGATCTCTGA
- a CDS encoding MFS transporter, whose protein sequence is MDQRQPLGRALRNVVAANVSSSLGDGIAKVAAPLLAVRLTDDPLLVSGIAAVALLPWLIFAIPAGILLDRIDRRHAMTLANGVRSLLAVLLLVLFATDALTIWWLYVVVFVYGAFETVYDGALRAVLPSIVAKPDLPRANSRVEAGEIVVERFLSGPLTSALFAVSVVVPLGINVLTYAVAGLLAVFLPVAAAGAHRTDPTGEPHVAWYRQFSDGFRYLMGQPMLRRLWMISVVVGLLFSAATATMVLYVLDRLGLPEAWYGGFILAGAVGSLGAAAIANRLKERYRAGPVMAVAQTVALAALVLMGAVPVLGVVAFGYLVSAGGTTVWNILVMSLRQAAIPSRLLGRVHGTWRTLLWGTMPLGALLGGLLARIDLRAPFLIAGGAATLVTLASFRFLSSLPNPEELDDADALSPLGP, encoded by the coding sequence GTGGACCAGCGGCAGCCGCTCGGGCGGGCATTGAGGAACGTCGTGGCGGCGAACGTCAGCTCGAGCCTGGGCGACGGCATCGCGAAGGTCGCGGCTCCGTTGCTGGCGGTGCGGCTGACCGACGATCCACTGCTCGTCTCCGGCATCGCGGCGGTGGCGCTGCTGCCGTGGCTGATCTTCGCCATCCCGGCCGGGATCCTGCTCGATCGCATCGACCGGCGGCACGCCATGACGCTCGCCAACGGCGTGCGCTCGCTGCTCGCGGTGCTCCTGCTGGTGCTGTTCGCCACGGACGCGTTGACGATCTGGTGGCTCTACGTCGTCGTGTTCGTCTACGGGGCGTTCGAGACGGTGTACGACGGCGCGCTCCGTGCGGTGCTGCCGTCGATCGTCGCCAAGCCGGACCTGCCGCGGGCGAACTCGCGGGTCGAGGCGGGGGAGATCGTCGTCGAGCGGTTCCTGTCCGGCCCGCTGACCTCGGCGCTGTTCGCGGTCTCGGTGGTGGTGCCGCTCGGCATCAACGTCCTGACGTACGCGGTCGCCGGCCTCCTCGCCGTGTTCCTCCCCGTCGCGGCCGCCGGCGCGCACCGCACCGACCCGACCGGCGAACCGCACGTCGCCTGGTACCGGCAGTTCAGCGACGGGTTCCGCTACCTCATGGGCCAGCCGATGCTGCGCCGGCTCTGGATGATCAGCGTGGTGGTCGGGCTGCTGTTCTCGGCGGCGACGGCGACGATGGTGCTCTACGTGCTGGACCGGCTCGGCCTGCCGGAGGCGTGGTACGGCGGGTTCATCCTGGCGGGCGCGGTGGGCTCGCTCGGCGCCGCCGCGATCGCCAACCGGCTGAAGGAGCGGTACCGGGCCGGGCCGGTGATGGCCGTGGCACAGACCGTCGCGCTGGCGGCGCTGGTCCTGATGGGCGCGGTCCCGGTGCTCGGCGTGGTCGCGTTCGGCTACCTCGTGTCCGCCGGCGGCACGACGGTGTGGAACATCCTGGTCATGTCGCTGCGCCAGGCTGCGATCCCGAGCCGGCTGCTGGGCCGGGTCCACGGCACCTGGCGCACGTTGCTGTGGGGCACCATGCCGCTCGGTGCGTTGCTGGGCGGGCTACTGGCCCGGATCGATCTGCGTGCCCCGTTCCTGATCGCCGGCGGGGCGGCGACGCTGGTCACGCTCGCGTCGTTCCGCTTCCTGTCCAGCCTGCCCAACCCCGAGGAACTCGACGACGCCGACGCGCTGTCGCCCCTCGGGCCGTAG
- a CDS encoding VOC family protein — translation MTEFGADWRVVDGVATAWFDAPSLIEGAALAGRIAELPAELVVDVRATGLRVRLDAGEHAEAVSAAARDLGLSANPAVLQHLSVVIETANPAAVRRFWQRALDYAPGEDGGLADPLRRDPALRIRPSAEPQPLRNRIHLDVVRPAAAVEQAGLGEASGPFGVCHADPDGNEVDLVPGAALGDGTGTSDWQAVFSAMACYRVTSPAQQGDLAAAAAALAHEAGFPLLVDLRPGLVIIDSGKDQWEDDAHGLGLDFTDLADDLQTAARELGATADPGLPRFAQLFLDAADVAAVRGFWAAALGYTPDRRAGVNDIHDPRRLNPELVFQEIDTSETERRRQRNRIHVELAVPADLARTHLATIVAAGGRLLDESEERRRVADPEGNELVIVSGT, via the coding sequence ATGACCGAGTTCGGAGCGGACTGGCGGGTGGTCGACGGCGTTGCGACGGCATGGTTCGACGCGCCGTCGCTGATCGAGGGGGCCGCGTTGGCCGGGCGCATCGCGGAGCTGCCGGCCGAGCTCGTGGTAGACGTCCGCGCGACGGGCCTGCGGGTGCGCCTCGACGCGGGCGAGCACGCCGAGGCGGTGTCGGCGGCCGCGCGCGATCTCGGGCTGTCCGCGAACCCTGCCGTGCTGCAGCACCTGAGCGTCGTGATCGAAACCGCGAACCCGGCCGCGGTGAGGCGGTTCTGGCAGCGCGCGCTCGACTACGCGCCCGGCGAGGACGGCGGCCTGGCCGATCCGTTGCGGCGCGACCCCGCCCTGAGGATCCGGCCGTCGGCCGAGCCACAGCCCTTGCGCAACCGCATCCACCTCGACGTGGTGCGGCCGGCCGCGGCGGTCGAACAGGCGGGCCTCGGCGAGGCGTCCGGACCGTTCGGCGTCTGTCACGCCGACCCCGACGGCAACGAGGTCGACCTGGTGCCGGGCGCGGCGCTCGGCGACGGTACCGGGACGTCCGACTGGCAGGCGGTGTTCAGCGCGATGGCGTGCTACCGCGTCACCTCGCCGGCGCAGCAGGGCGACCTGGCCGCCGCGGCAGCGGCGCTGGCCCACGAGGCCGGCTTCCCGCTGCTGGTCGATCTGCGTCCCGGGCTCGTGATCATCGACAGCGGCAAGGACCAGTGGGAGGACGACGCCCACGGCCTCGGGCTCGACTTCACCGACCTCGCCGACGACCTCCAGACCGCTGCCCGCGAGCTCGGGGCCACCGCGGATCCGGGGCTGCCGCGCTTCGCCCAGCTCTTCCTCGACGCCGCCGACGTCGCCGCGGTCCGCGGGTTCTGGGCCGCCGCCCTCGGCTACACCCCCGACCGGCGCGCCGGGGTCAACGACATCCACGATCCGCGGCGGCTGAACCCGGAGCTGGTGTTCCAGGAGATCGACACGTCGGAGACGGAGCGTCGCCGGCAGCGCAACCGCATCCACGTCGAGCTCGCCGTGCCGGCGGACCTCGCGCGGACGCACCTCGCCACGATCGTCGCCGCCGGTGGCCGGCTCCTCGACGAGTCGGAGGAACGCCGGCGGGTCGCCGACCCCGAAGGCAACGAGCTGGTGATCGTCAGCGGGACCTGA
- a CDS encoding TetR/AcrR family transcriptional regulator produces MVTADSPGLRERKKLATRAALSRSALRLALELGPENVRVDDIAEAAGVSPRTYNNYFSSREQAIVAAVTAERGTRIGAAIAARPARDPLAHAVIDAVVEQYTDPGEHARDVLLMITSHPALRDSYADTATTIEGPVADAILERAGDIDRLTATVLAAGVSAAVKVALQEWLRSTSANSPISGLVVPSGSLPDLVRAALTPLAPALDAAGPPEGA; encoded by the coding sequence ATGGTGACGGCGGACAGTCCCGGCCTGCGCGAGCGGAAGAAGCTGGCCACCAGAGCAGCGCTCAGCCGGTCGGCGCTGCGCCTGGCCCTGGAGCTCGGCCCCGAGAACGTCCGCGTCGACGACATCGCCGAGGCGGCCGGCGTCTCACCGCGGACGTACAACAACTACTTCTCCAGTCGCGAGCAGGCGATCGTCGCCGCGGTCACCGCGGAACGCGGGACCCGGATCGGCGCGGCCATCGCCGCCCGCCCCGCACGGGACCCGCTCGCCCACGCGGTCATCGACGCCGTCGTCGAGCAGTACACCGATCCCGGGGAGCACGCGCGAGACGTGCTGCTGATGATCACGTCCCACCCCGCCCTGCGGGACTCCTACGCCGACACCGCCACCACCATCGAGGGCCCGGTCGCCGACGCCATCCTCGAACGCGCCGGCGACATCGACCGGCTCACCGCCACGGTGCTGGCCGCCGGCGTGAGTGCGGCCGTCAAGGTCGCGCTGCAGGAGTGGCTGCGGTCGACCTCCGCGAACTCACCGATCAGCGGGCTCGTCGTGCCGTCCGGCTCGCTGCCCGACCTCGTCCGGGCCGCGTTGACGCCGCTGGCGCCGGCCCTCGACGCCGCCGGGCCGCCTGAGGGCGCCTGA
- a CDS encoding siderophore-interacting protein produces MATASTPAPRRKGAQSVLTVEDGWWLSPRLRRIVAGGPGYATIAGNDFTDAYTKLYFAHPGTGLTPPYDFFELRRTLPAEQLPSMRTYTIRRFDPTSGQLTIDFVVHGDEGIAGPWAAAAEKGDTLVLAGIGGGYTPDPAADWHLLAGDDAAIPAIASALEAMPPDARGVAVIEVDGDDDHLALAAPPGIGVEWLHRNGAHAGTTTLLHDAVREITWHSGHVQVFAHGERGAMKSLRPYLMTERGLDRSHLSLSAYWAYGRAEDAFQAEKREPIGQIFDQTGDAGR; encoded by the coding sequence ATGGCCACCGCATCGACGCCCGCCCCGCGCCGCAAGGGCGCGCAGAGCGTGCTCACGGTCGAGGACGGCTGGTGGCTGAGTCCCCGGCTGCGCCGCATCGTCGCCGGTGGTCCCGGCTACGCCACGATCGCCGGCAACGACTTCACCGACGCCTACACCAAGCTCTACTTCGCCCACCCGGGCACCGGCCTCACCCCGCCCTACGACTTCTTCGAACTGCGCCGCACCCTCCCGGCCGAGCAGCTGCCCAGCATGCGCACCTACACCATCCGGCGCTTCGACCCGACCAGCGGTCAGCTCACCATCGACTTCGTGGTCCACGGCGACGAGGGCATCGCCGGCCCGTGGGCGGCCGCGGCCGAGAAGGGTGACACCCTGGTGCTCGCCGGCATCGGCGGTGGCTACACCCCCGACCCGGCGGCCGACTGGCACCTGCTGGCCGGCGACGACGCCGCCATCCCGGCCATCGCGAGCGCCCTCGAGGCCATGCCGCCCGACGCCCGCGGTGTCGCCGTCATCGAGGTCGACGGCGACGACGACCACCTCGCGCTGGCCGCGCCACCCGGAATCGGCGTCGAGTGGCTGCACCGCAACGGCGCCCACGCCGGCACCACCACGCTGCTGCACGACGCCGTTCGCGAGATCACCTGGCACAGCGGACACGTGCAGGTCTTCGCACACGGCGAGCGCGGCGCGATGAAGTCCCTGCGGCCCTACCTGATGACCGAGCGAGGCCTGGACCGATCACACCTCTCGCTCTCGGCCTACTGGGCATACGGCCGGGCCGAGGACGCCTTCCAGGCCGAGAAGCGCGAGCCGATCGGCCAGATCTTCGATCAGACCGGCGACGCAGGTCGTTGA
- a CDS encoding GNAT family N-acetyltransferase yields the protein MSPEMNVRKTSNTGAYEAVVDGQVVGMIVYHAQGTGRRVTLSHTIVEPDHRGRGIATGLVRHVLDDLRAQDLKLTNYCPFVADYIADHPEYKELVDSRFPGRATVPGRPPRERSA from the coding sequence GTGAGCCCCGAGATGAATGTGCGAAAGACCAGCAACACAGGAGCGTACGAGGCCGTCGTCGATGGACAGGTCGTCGGCATGATCGTCTACCACGCGCAAGGAACCGGTCGACGCGTGACGCTCAGCCACACGATCGTCGAGCCCGACCATCGCGGGCGGGGAATCGCGACCGGGCTGGTGAGGCACGTCCTGGACGACCTGCGTGCACAGGACCTGAAGCTCACCAACTACTGCCCGTTCGTGGCGGACTACATCGCCGATCATCCCGAGTACAAGGAACTGGTCGACAGTCGGTTCCCGGGCCGTGCGACGGTGCCCGGCCGCCCTCCGCGCGAGCGCTCCGCCTGA
- a CDS encoding TetR family transcriptional regulator C-terminal domain-containing protein produces the protein MTRSQSAEEVSRLTPRGAATRQRIIAAAAELMYVKGVSSTTLDEVRAASGTSKSQLYHHFADKEQLVRAVVALRAEQIMQREQAALLRLRSFNGLLRWRDALVQRNALQKGAHGCMLGSLAVEVSDQDDVARSALAETFGEWEGLIEAGLRRMQEARTLAADADPRKLATGLMAALQGGYLLAQAAHDIAPMETALDMALGQVRTFVTT, from the coding sequence GTGACCAGGTCGCAGAGCGCTGAAGAGGTGTCGAGGCTGACGCCGCGCGGCGCGGCGACGAGGCAGCGCATCATCGCGGCCGCGGCCGAGCTCATGTACGTGAAAGGGGTCAGCTCGACCACTCTGGACGAGGTCCGCGCCGCGAGTGGCACGAGCAAGTCCCAGCTCTACCACCACTTCGCCGACAAGGAGCAGCTCGTGCGCGCCGTGGTCGCACTGCGCGCGGAGCAGATCATGCAGCGCGAGCAGGCCGCGCTGCTACGCCTCAGATCGTTCAACGGGCTGCTGCGGTGGAGGGACGCTCTCGTCCAGCGCAACGCCCTGCAGAAGGGCGCGCACGGCTGCATGCTCGGCTCGCTCGCCGTCGAGGTGTCCGACCAGGACGACGTCGCCCGATCGGCCCTGGCAGAGACCTTCGGCGAGTGGGAAGGGCTCATCGAAGCCGGCCTGCGCCGCATGCAGGAGGCCCGGACACTGGCCGCCGACGCCGACCCTCGGAAGCTCGCGACCGGGCTGATGGCAGCGCTGCAGGGCGGCTACCTGCTGGCCCAGGCTGCTCATGACATCGCACCCATGGAGACTGCGCTCGACATGGCCCTCGGCCAGGTCAGAACCTTCGTCACCACCTGA
- a CDS encoding MFS transporter, giving the protein MISRTGRRRSLRLAFLSAVVSLAAVFAASAAPIPLFNTYRAEDGFTNADISLAIVAYDLPTLAALLVLGQLSNHLGRRPTSIASLGLLLLGCLLLLNVHDTGALLAGRLLMGLGAGLASSSVTSYIVDAAPTRPAWLASVASSQTPMLGLAVGAIGSGALVQFGPWPRELVFLVAGGLVLLSAALVAISPETVTPTPGAWRSLRPSVRVPARVRRLLPVAAAVFLSTWATGAFYQAFVPALVEDRLHTRSPLVLGLVFAAYMAPSALGAPLGGRFTPAAAQRLGMLAFLAGMIGIITAIATGALALFIAATIVAGASQGVAISAATRGLLHGSTVADRAPIFSAIYLICYSAAAFPSLLAGQLSQTYSLPQIATGYGALAIVATLFTAVAARNPR; this is encoded by the coding sequence GTGATCAGCCGGACCGGCCGCAGGAGATCGCTCCGGCTGGCGTTCCTGTCGGCGGTGGTCTCGTTGGCGGCCGTCTTCGCCGCGTCGGCCGCGCCGATCCCGCTGTTCAACACGTACCGGGCCGAGGACGGGTTCACCAACGCCGACATCTCGCTGGCGATCGTCGCCTACGACCTGCCCACCCTCGCCGCACTGCTGGTGCTGGGACAGCTGTCCAATCATCTGGGTCGACGGCCCACCTCGATCGCCAGCCTGGGCCTCCTCCTGCTGGGCTGTCTGCTGCTGCTGAACGTGCACGACACCGGCGCCCTGCTGGCCGGCCGGCTGCTCATGGGCCTCGGCGCCGGGCTGGCCAGCAGCAGCGTCACCTCCTACATCGTCGACGCCGCACCCACCAGGCCGGCGTGGCTGGCCTCCGTCGCCTCCAGCCAGACGCCCATGCTGGGTCTCGCCGTCGGCGCCATCGGCTCGGGTGCCCTGGTCCAGTTCGGCCCCTGGCCGCGCGAGCTCGTCTTTCTGGTGGCCGGCGGCCTCGTGCTGCTGTCCGCCGCGCTCGTCGCCATCAGCCCGGAGACCGTGACTCCGACGCCGGGTGCCTGGCGATCACTCCGGCCCAGCGTCAGGGTTCCGGCCCGCGTCCGGCGGCTACTCCCCGTCGCGGCCGCGGTGTTCCTGTCGACCTGGGCGACCGGGGCCTTCTACCAGGCCTTCGTGCCAGCGCTGGTCGAGGATCGACTCCACACCCGCAGCCCGCTCGTCCTGGGACTGGTGTTCGCCGCCTACATGGCCCCGAGCGCGCTGGGCGCTCCTCTCGGCGGCCGGTTCACACCAGCGGCGGCCCAACGCCTGGGCATGCTCGCCTTCCTCGCCGGAATGATCGGCATCATCACCGCGATCGCCACCGGCGCGCTGGCGTTGTTCATCGCCGCGACCATCGTCGCCGGCGCCAGCCAAGGCGTGGCCATCAGCGCCGCCACCCGCGGCCTGCTGCACGGAAGCACCGTCGCCGATCGAGCTCCGATCTTCAGCGCCATCTATCTCATCTGCTACAGCGCCGCCGCCTTCCCGAGCCTCCTCGCCGGCCAGCTCTCCCAGACGTACTCGTTGCCGCAGATCGCGACCGGGTACGGCGCACTCGCCATCGTCGCCACCCTGTTCACCGCCGTCGCCGCACGCAATCCACGGTGA
- a CDS encoding GNAT family N-acetyltransferase — protein sequence MMIDLEAEAAAREENNAALIAALDQKSLSDVESTWQLDVLNDAEHGRWIATLGAEAIAELPYRFVGGRVVLLSTWVDPAYRNNRVATELVARVLDEIRESGKTITIICPVVGVFIARHPEYADLIDEVRPGAGAHPEREPAEDDHDEELTAFERDLA from the coding sequence ATGATGATCGATCTCGAGGCCGAAGCAGCAGCCCGTGAAGAGAACAACGCCGCGCTCATCGCTGCTCTGGACCAGAAGAGCCTCAGCGACGTGGAGTCCACCTGGCAGCTCGATGTCCTCAACGACGCCGAGCACGGCCGCTGGATCGCCACGCTCGGCGCCGAAGCGATCGCCGAGCTCCCGTACCGGTTCGTGGGCGGTCGCGTCGTGCTGCTGTCGACCTGGGTCGACCCCGCCTACCGCAACAACCGCGTGGCCACGGAACTCGTCGCCCGTGTCCTGGACGAGATCCGCGAAAGCGGGAAGACGATCACCATCATCTGCCCGGTCGTGGGCGTGTTCATCGCCCGCCACCCCGAGTACGCCGACCTCATCGACGAGGTCCGTCCCGGCGCCGGCGCCCACCCCGAGCGTGAGCCCGCGGAAGACGACCACGACGAGGAGCTCACGGCGTTCGAGCGTGACCTGGCATAG